The genomic region tacaaatcataaaaatcaTGTTCTATGGATGATAAAACATTAATTCAAAAATGTCCTATATTTATGGCATGGGATGTTTCAAATTCAGGCATATCAATAAAATGTAAATCTGATCTTTCAAAATGATGCTGTCCAACAGAACAGTATTCTGAGACAACCATTTTTGTGAAAGGAGAAGGAACTCCATAAATTAATGTGTGGTGATCAACAATAATCATCTTATAGATGCAATATTTGTTGTAAATATACTGTTTATtcaagcaaacaataaaaatatgagATAAAAAGTTACCCATCAGGTTATTCAGTAAAGGTGACATGAGCAACAAATGTGTGATGAACTGTACTGTGCCGACATTCTTTGACAGTTTACCATATATTGATGTAAAATGATAGACACTAACTGGCAGTCATCTTTTCTTGCTACTTCTTCCACATTATAGACAAAACTACATTTGAAACTCATAGTATAACTttgtttgaaaattcattgtataaTAAATAATGAGGCATAAAACACATATTGTTCTTCAGTCTTTTAATACTTACCTATAAACAGGTAGCAAGTGTTTATGTATAAGAATGAAATAGTGTTATGGAACTAAACCAATGAGGAATTCCTCATGTTTTGTCATTAATATTATCTGTGGAATGTGTAGTTATTTAATATGCCAAACCATTTGCTGGATAAAAAATGATGGATGCCTAATTACTCTTCTATGTACATCATTGGTTCATTTTGAATGTTCTTGTTATCACTAGCTCAGTGCTAATGAATTCTTTCTTGGTAATTATGAATGAAGAAATTTCCACCAACTGTCTAAAATGTTAATTTAGTTGTGTTACTACACAAGATGCAATAAGCATTTGTTTCATGGTGATGTATTTATTCTGAGAGCTAAGTCCCTGGACACAATTTTTCTGCTACTTGATGTATTAGCTTCAGGTTGTGTACATGATCATCAGGTTGCATAATGTTTCACCTTGACACACCTTTCATGTTTTACTATTGATTCAATCATGCTTTGTAAGAATCTTCCAAAGTGCTATATACAATTACTGATCAATGTGATCTCTCAGGTATCTCCTAGGTGTGACTGGTTAATTGTGTGCTTTTGGGTGTATGGCCAAGTTATTTATTCCATTTTTGTGCATGATATATCAACAACTGACCAAGTCATCACCTTCAGGTGCTGAAAGCTGTGTTGTTATGTGTTCTACCTGCCTAGATTCCAGTTAGAATTTGTTGGTCAGCAAAATAATATGCATAAACTAAATCAACAAGTTGGCTGAACACCTGAGAGCACACTGTTAACTTATTAATGATTTTACCATATGAGAAGCACAAACTTTTTTGTGATAGGCCTACATGATAGAAgcctcaaaacaaattttaaatggaTTTTTCCTTCGTAATTTCTTGTCATACCTCCAAAATAGTCATTACTGAATTTTTCATACTGAGAAATAACGTTTGGTAAGCATTAGCCATTTTATGCTGAGATCTCCACAGTTAATACAATTATAAAACCACATTCTTTTTGTGTTGTTAACTCATTGTGATTATTTGTGTAGGTAAATTTAGAATATCAGTATTTGTAATGTATCAAAACACCAAAATTTCTGGTGCCTCTCCATGTATATAACTTTGAGAGCAATCCACTATCAACTAATTCACAACAATTCAGCTTCTACTGCAGTATTAAAATGCACTTTGCTTCTTCTGTCATAGGTGATGACTACTAACACCACGGATTGTCTGCCCTCATGGCTGgacaaggattttgctgaaaaatctCTTAAGGATTCCAACAATTATCAAGACTTCAGGGTCCTCTCCGTAGATGTACAACGATCATCAGCTATAGGAGAAAACTTCATGAGTGAAATCTTTCGTATGACTGTGGAACTAGAGCATAAAGTCAAGCGGCATAAGGAAACTGTGTCattaatagtaaaattatttcCAGGTGGAGAAGTTATGCAGAAAATAGCACAGGACATGCAAGCCTTTGAGAGAGAGATCCTCATGTTCAGTGAAACCATTCCTGCAATGACACAGATATTGCAGAAAGCAGCCCCTGGTAAATACACACAGTTATCTGCAATGTGTTTCACCTCTGGGGCTCAGCCAGTTATCTATGTAGTCCTCGAGGACTTGAAGGCCAGAGGCTTTGCAATGGCAGAGAGGTGCAAGGGACTGGACTTGGCTCATGCAAAACTTGTTGTCAGGAAACTGGCTGAGTTCCATGCATCTTCCATTGCACTGTATGCACAGAACCCTGCATCAATGGACAAATATAAGAGTTTTCAATTGTTTGAAGGAGAAACAGGTAAGCACACAGAGTCCTTCTTGAAACTAGGCTGCAAAGGTCTCGCAGATCAGCTGGAGACATTAGAGAAATCATACTCACAGTATGCACCAAGAGTCCGAGCTCTCTCAGAAAACCTATACCCACGTCTAGCAGAGATGGCAAGACAGAAGGGAAAGTTTTGTGCCTTAGCTCATGCGGATACCTGGACCAACAACATTATGTTCAAATACTCTGGTAGTGCCGTCCAAGATGTGGTTCTACTTGACTTCCAGGTTTCTTGCTACTATTCACCTTCAATTGACTTACATCATTTTATACACACTAGTATTACAGAACAAGTGTATGCTGATCACTTAACAGACCTTTTGAAAGAGTACTATAATCGTTTAATGGAAGTTATGGAAGATATTGGTATCAGCAGAGACAAACAGATATCCTTTGAGGAGGTGCTTGAAGACTTTGAGGCCCACATGCTGTATGGCTTGTACATAGCAATAACAGAGCTTCCAGTTGTACGCAGTGAAGGGGAATCTGGTTTTGATGTAGAGGCATCTATGAAAGGAACATACACTGATGATAATAGAAGTGCTTTTACAGGTGCTGTGTATATGCAAGCTATAAAACGTATGCTGCCAGAATTTGAAAAGAGAGGTTTATTGTGAAGTTTTTAGTAGTTTATGTTCCTTCCACATTATAAATTAAAGTGAGGCAGACTGACTGAATTTTTTCCAAATATCATGATTGCAATTAGCTACTCATCTTAAGTGAAATTTGTGTATTTATAGTAACCAGCTTTAATAGCATATCAAGTTCTGCTTTGAACCTGCAGTAACAAcat from Schistocerca cancellata isolate TAMUIC-IGC-003103 chromosome 7, iqSchCanc2.1, whole genome shotgun sequence harbors:
- the LOC126092119 gene encoding uncharacterized protein LOC126092119, whose protein sequence is MTTNTTDCLPSWLDKDFAEKSLKDSNNYQDFRVLSVDVQRSSAIGENFMSEIFRMTVELEHKVKRHKETVSLIVKLFPGGEVMQKIAQDMQAFEREILMFSETIPAMTQILQKAAPGKYTQLSAMCFTSGAQPVIYVVLEDLKARGFAMAERCKGLDLAHAKLVVRKLAEFHASSIALYAQNPASMDKYKSFQLFEGETGKHTESFLKLGCKGLADQLETLEKSYSQYAPRVRALSENLYPRLAEMARQKGKFCALAHADTWTNNIMFKYSGSAVQDVVLLDFQVSCYYSPSIDLHHFIHTSITEQVYADHLTDLLKEYYNRLMEVMEDIGISRDKQISFEEVLEDFEAHMLYGLYIAITELPVVRSEGESGFDVEASMKGTYTDDNRSAFTGAVYMQAIKRMLPEFEKRGLL